One Polypterus senegalus isolate Bchr_013 chromosome 10, ASM1683550v1, whole genome shotgun sequence DNA segment encodes these proteins:
- the LOC120537906 gene encoding uncharacterized protein LOC120537906 isoform X2 encodes MHALYDTAGTFLAALTRHTEVPEVQEPQSSLVADLVFLESAPVNVLLVAGVTCVVWRFCARKKAAARQARFTGDICELAYRRLWLKQGEATEALGIGDERCAKTMSLKRRMLKEEEEEVDVRGAAAENAESKGETRGPPSPQLVQCHRCKKLKRARSGKQGIDEEGDGHPAAEGAKHKVNEEEDDKVNLPKQLQKTIQDVAVIDSVSHLRADNEYKLVFEEYSVGPLLGKGGFGMVRAGTSKESSKPVAIKFVQLPTKNEWIHLSVRT; translated from the exons ATGCACGCTTTGTACGACACCGCGGGCACGTTTCTGGCGGCGCTGACAAGGCACACAGAGGTACCTGAAGTCCAAGAGCCGCAGTCCTCGCTGGTAGCCGACCTGGTTTTTCTCGAATCGGCGCCCGTGAACGTGCTGCTTGTGGCCGGTGTCACTTGCGTGGTGTGGCGTTTCTGCGCGCGGAAGAAGGCGGCCGCCCGTCAAGCACGTTTTACCGGCGACATCTGTGAGTTGGCTTACCGGCGGCTGTGGCTTAAACAGGGCGAGGCGACGGAGGCGCTGGGCATTGGGGACGAGCGCTGCGCTAAAACGATGTCGCTAAAGAGGCGAAtgctgaaggaggaggaggaggaggtcgaCGTGCGAGGGGCTGCGGCGGAAAACGCAGAGTCTAAAGGGGAGACCCGAGGCCCGCCGTCGCCACAGCTCGTTCAATGCCATCGTTGCAAAAAGCTGAAGCGAGCGAGAAGCGGCAAGCAGGGAATCGACGAAGAAGGAGACGGCCATCCGGCAGCAGAGGGCGCCAAACACAAG GTcaatgaagaagaagatgataagGTGAACTTACCAAAGCAGCTACAGAAGACCATCCAAGACGTGGCCGTCATAGACAGCGTAAGTCACCTGAGAGCTGACAACG AGTACAAGCTGGTATTCGAAGAGTACAGCGTGGGCCCCTTGCTCGGGAAAGGCGGATTCGGTATGGTCCGAGCGGGAACGTCAAAGGAAAGCAGCAAACCT GTGGCCATCAAATTTGTACAACTGCCCACCAAAAACGAGTGGATTCATTTG